Sequence from the Meleagris gallopavo isolate NT-WF06-2002-E0010 breed Aviagen turkey brand Nicholas breeding stock chromosome Z, Turkey_5.1, whole genome shotgun sequence genome:
cactcctccccaagcctgtagggttgcctggggttgttgtgaccaaaatacaggacccaacacttggccctacTGAAACTCATACATTTTACGTTGGCCCATCAAttcagtctgtccaggtccctctgtagtgcccttctcccctcaggcagatcaacactccctcaCAACTCAGAGTGGTatgcaaatttactgagggtgcactcaatcccctcatacatacatacatgcatacagCAGGCAGCAACAGAAAACTGTCTTCAAGAAATTAAGCTATattctaaaaatataaaaaaacaaacacctcaTTTCTGACACATGAAAATTTTAACAATAAATGACACAAAGCCTTTCATCTTCAACGCTTCAGTCATCAACTAAATGTCAACTAAATGTGTTGGCTCCCAGAAAAGTGCTTGGAAATGTTCCCCTGCTTTGGAAGAGCCATTTGGCTCAAGGGAAAATTGCAGACAATAGGATTTCTTCCTGGTGTTTGAAGTAGCAGCTGCCAGATATTGGCAAAATCTTACTGTTGTTGTTGCTCTAAAGAAATTTCCTCATTTGAGGAAAAGAGCACACTTAGCTGTTGCACATAATCTTTTAGCTAATGGTAGTCATTCAACTTGACTTcttatgtatatacacacacacatatatatatatatatatataaatgaatatatatatggCATAACACTACAACTTCTTGGTTCACTggcaaaaccaaacaacaagaaaatcTTCCCAGATTATCAAACCTAtactttctgtttgtttgagggttttttgttgttgttttttaacagGTCTGGAAGGTTGGTGAGCTTTGAATCTTCAGTCAGCTCCTAGCAAAACACAGAGCTCTACACTGTGTCTGTGACATAAAATGTAAGTTGAAACTGAAAGGTAACaactagatcatagaatcaagatttgcttgagttggaagggacctttaaaagtcatctgaCATAATTCCCCTGCAGcgagcagggacacccacaacATAATCAGGTGCTCAAAGCCcaatccagcctgactttgaatgtctctagggacagggcagccactgcctctctgggcaatctttGCCAGTTCTTCACTGGATGAGGGCTACCTCATAATTCTAGGAGCTAGACTGTGTTCTGTTCAGGATTAAAACATGCTAATAATGTTCAGCATAAGGAAAAAACTGTGGGGAAGAGTNNNNNNNNNNNNNNNNNNNNNNNNNNNNNNNNNNNNNNNNNNNNNNNNNNNNNNNNNNNNNNNNNNNNNNNNNNNNNNNNNNNNNNNNNNNNNNNNNNNNgggggaaagaaaaaacaaagaaggaaaaaatagaaaaagacagaaaagaccAACAGACTgatggaaagacaaagaaacagTATCATTTCAACCTGCTCATCATCTGTACAGATGAAGGAGTCAGAAAGCCACAATCAGTTTCAAAACAGACATGTTATAAATCTGCAACCAGCTCTCTCTCTTTGCCAAGTCCAATGTTTGAGTCTAGCAGAGGACTTGAAAAAAAGGCAATGGTGACTTTTACCTACAAGTATTAATTTTGCCTTTTGGACTACTATCTTTTAAGAAGACATACATCATAGTGAAATCATCGATTCACTTATGGAATATATGGGTTTCAGCatattctgtaaaaaaaataattacaggaTATATTTCCAGCTTTGCACTGAgtatcattttctttccttcaagcCCAGAGCAATACGATTTCTGGAAATACGAAGTCTAAATCACTTGCTGACTGCTTGTACAGCTGCTCATCTGTGTAGATtatgaaaaacactgaagatcCTTCCAGAATGAAGCATGTGTGTATATTGCACTGGTACCCAGGGACTTACATATCTCACATCATGAAAGACATTgcttaaaatatcatttttttttaaaaaaaaagaagtcactCCTATCCAGAAGTAATTATTCAGAATGAATATTCAAAAATCTACATAAATAGGACATTACTCCTTTTTACAGTTCTGTCTAGTGACTCCCCACAAATAACCATTTTCATACTAAATCTATCTTGTGCATCTTCATACATTGCCTTTTGTTCGTACTAGTTTTAAGATTAACAAATGTGATTGTTCTGAGGGACATACAGTAACATAGGATAAGTCTAGGGACGTCTAGCTCAcaggagaataaaataaaattaaagagtTTTAGAAGTCCTTTCTTATGAttaagagtatttttttttttcttttttgaattatCACATTCTTCATACAGTaagaacagaaggagaaatgaaTAACCCAGTCTTCCAGCATAGTGGAAAGGAGGTAAGGACATCTACATTTGAAATCCGCTATAAGCACATTGAAATTGcccatttttcttcccaactAGCATgtggaaaagcagcatttccattCTTTGAGCTCAGAACCTGGTAAGGAGAAGGTTATAAGGGACAAGAAGTgatccaagaagaaaaatatcccCCTTGAATAAGGTATTGGTAAGAGAGCACCACATTCAGTCCACTCTTCCACCATGCTTTTCTCAACAAACTCAATTTCCTCCTGTTCTTATCACTGTCATTTTCGTTGTCTCTGTAGTGGTGTAGCAATAGTCTTGCTCCAAAAAGCATTTATGTGCCAGGGTACTCCAAAACCATAAAAACCCAATTACAGGAAAAATCATTTCACTGCCCCATGCATCCAACatcaagcaaaataaagaagGGTTCATTCTTTGTGTTACTCAAAGACACAGTTATTCAcctcttttctttgaaagattCATTTCTGTGAAGATTTGCTCTCTGCTAATTGAGTAATTACTTCCTTCATTTAAATCAAGTTTGTTAGGTTCTTATATGAAGCCCCACAGTATGTTTCAACATTTAGTTCCCACATAGTGCATACAGACTACAGATATTTCCCCTTACACATACAAGTTATTGTCTTGTGATTTGGAATCTAAAATCTGTTATAAAATACCAGCCATTTTTTATAGTATTTAAAAAGTGATAATGATTTAGCTGACAACTACAAAGCACTAGCTTCCAGGAGTCAAAGGCTTCCCTGGTTCCCAGCCTTGTTAGGTCTTGGGAATTACCTACAGCAACAGATGCAGCTGGTGCTGtctccatgtgccatcccaGCCACTCTGAGAGGCTGATAGCATTTCTTGGATACACATGTACAAGCACACACGAACCACACAGTCCAGCATCACTAGTCTTTACATATGCCTCTCTAGGCACCAGCATTACTTATACAGGAGAGAACACAGACAGCCCCTACACAGCAGCATTTGCCCCTTTCAGCACAAGCAGAATAGATGAATATCTGGGGAGAANNNNNNNNNNNNNNNNNNNNNNNNNNNNNNNNNNNNNNNNNNNNNNNNNNNNNNNNNNNNNNNNNNNNNNNNNNNNNNNNNNNNNNNNNNNNNNNNNNNNAAAAAAGGCAAGATTAGGTTTAGGTAAGAAGGTAAGACAGATTCACATATCTAAATGAAAAAGTAACCTATTGCTCCTGTCAGTCAATGTGTGTAAGGCCTTCACATAACTTCTTACAGAGTAGAATTGACTCATTCCAAGGTTTAacagaacaaacacaaacattcttttttctcttcattaatTTCAGCATGTGTAAACTCAATTACTGAGCTGCTATGAAGAAGGTAagaagaaatacaacaggaGACATTTATTTTGTGGCCATAAACTATATCTTCTCTATTTAAGGTTTTACCCTCATGCCACTTCAGGaaacactatttattttttcctgaaagttaGTGTTCGAGCTTTAAGAAATACCAAAGGATTAACTGCACCTTTGTAAGTGGAAGAATCTGCTTTTTAATTGCACTTCAAAAATCTCACCCAGTAAGACTTATTCCAAAGTTCAGGTCATGACTTTACAACATTCTCTTACATTCCCAAGAAAACGATGCATCTGCCTTACAATCACGCACTTGCAGCAGTTTCAGCATATACTGAGATTCCTTCACACTTCCTGTTGGGATTTCCAGCAATGAAGTTTTTCAGATGTTGAACAGGAACTGAGGGTGAAGACTGATCTAGCATTGCAacattaaagggaaaaaaaaaaaaaaaccaccagtgATCAATTGGTTTGATTTATATGCAAATATACATcataaaagttttctttcaatGCAGTCACAACACAAGAGAGATTCAAGGAAAGCAATGGTGCCATTGCCTGTTGACCTATGAGAAGACCGATGATTCCAGAAATCGGAAGTCATAGAAAGGCTGATGGCTCATGAGGATGCCATTGCTTGCTCCAGCCAACAGCTCTAGGATACCAAGCAcaacacagcaagaaaacaagaacttCATTCCATAATACAACTGGTCTTGCAGCTTCCTCAGGCAGCCCTCCTGGAATAGCTGATCCAGCTGGTTTAAGTCACCCCCACAGTCAGCGTATTTTTTACAACAGCTTCTAGGAATATGAGCTTTTTCAAGTGGAAAATGCCAAGAAGCAGCTGATCCCTTTAGCCAGTCTGTATAGTTTTGAAGCCCACAGCATTGGAGCTTTTTCTGAAGCATATCCACAGTCCCGCTGCCACGAGTCAGGGAATTTGTGCCATTGTACTGATTGAAGGCTTGTCCCATTGTGTTCTTCAGCTCAACTGACATCCAAATAGAGTAGAACTGTGTCAAAACCGCTAAAGACACCTGGAGACAAAGAAGAACTAGCA
This genomic interval carries:
- the LOC104915325 gene encoding tetraspanin-36-like, with product MVVVRGNLLGLCKMWRVRRARMSLWVSEDSWLRNVARILLLLLGVIFCASAAVLTFGGYFVILLCKNYHHFFPESFFPLPGWLAVVAALILLPAGILAISISVRNSRYRQGTLMHLLLVLLCLQVSLAVLTQFYSIWMSVELKNTMGQAFNQYNGTNSLTRGSGTVDMLQKKLQCCGLQNYTDWLKGSAASWHFPLEKAHIPRSCCKKYADCGGDLNQLDQLFQEGCLRKLQDQLYYGMKFLFSCCVVLGILELLAGASNGILMSHQPFYDFRFLESSVFS